The following coding sequences are from one Beggiatoa alba B18LD window:
- a CDS encoding vWA domain-containing protein, whose product MRYFFILMILGVYSMLNSVHALQVKLDTALAHPVLLAEKPQTTYLRVAVTGYALPQTGKVAPVNVALVIDKSGSMQGEKIQQAKVAAKMAVERLRENDILSIVTYDTEIDVVLPATKAVDKNSIYKIIDKITVGSSTALYGGVQRGAKELNKFLTRNQVNRLILVSDGLANVGPSTPEELGTLGAQLSQSGISVTTIGLGLGYNEDLMTRLAQQSEGSHSFVENANDLTRIFNYEFGDLLSVVAQELVITIDCASGVRPVRVIGRDAAINGQQVKIVLNQLYSEQEKYVLLEIETPANATDNLFTVATVTVDYLNMSNQIKDHLSSQVNMRFSQDAEQVRTQTNATVMATVLEQLAIEKNKLAVTLRDAGKIEEARQVLLDNVQELEKGATLYSAPSLSSLKDKNEQDADNLDEKNWNKQRKLMREEQYKRNTQQKY is encoded by the coding sequence ATGCGTTACTTTTTTATCTTAATGATATTAGGGGTTTATTCTATGTTAAATTCCGTTCATGCGTTACAAGTCAAGTTAGACACTGCATTAGCACATCCCGTTTTGCTCGCAGAAAAACCACAAACGACTTACTTACGTGTCGCAGTGACAGGATACGCACTCCCACAAACAGGAAAAGTTGCACCTGTAAATGTTGCCTTAGTTATTGATAAATCAGGGTCTATGCAGGGAGAGAAAATTCAGCAAGCGAAAGTCGCCGCAAAAATGGCGGTTGAACGTTTAAGAGAAAACGACATCCTTTCGATTGTGACATATGACACGGAGATTGATGTCGTCCTGCCCGCAACTAAAGCAGTGGATAAGAACAGTATTTACAAAATTATCGACAAAATAACGGTTGGTAGCAGTACCGCGTTATATGGCGGTGTACAACGGGGGGCGAAAGAGTTAAATAAGTTTTTAACCCGTAATCAAGTCAATCGGTTAATTCTCGTTTCTGATGGTCTTGCTAACGTAGGCCCAAGTACTCCTGAGGAATTAGGCACGTTGGGGGCGCAATTGAGTCAATCAGGCATCAGCGTGACGACTATCGGTTTAGGCTTAGGGTATAACGAAGATTTAATGACCCGTCTTGCCCAGCAAAGTGAAGGCAGTCACAGCTTTGTAGAAAATGCCAACGACTTAACCCGTATTTTTAACTACGAATTTGGTGATTTACTCTCCGTTGTCGCGCAAGAATTAGTGATTACTATCGACTGTGCATCGGGTGTGCGCCCTGTGCGTGTGATAGGACGGGATGCGGCTATTAACGGGCAACAAGTCAAAATCGTGTTAAATCAACTGTATAGTGAGCAAGAGAAATACGTATTATTAGAAATTGAAACCCCTGCAAATGCAACAGATAACTTATTCACGGTTGCAACAGTAACGGTGGATTACTTAAACATGAGTAACCAAATAAAAGACCACTTAAGCAGTCAAGTGAATATGCGTTTTAGCCAAGATGCCGAACAAGTCCGCACACAAACCAACGCAACCGTTATGGCAACCGTTTTAGAACAGTTAGCAATTGAGAAAAATAAGTTAGCAGTGACCTTGCGGGATGCAGGAAAAATCGAAGAGGCAAGACAAGTCTTGTTAGACAATGTACAAGAACTTGAAAAAGGGGCAACACTTTATAGTGCGCCGAGTTTAAGTAGTTTGAAAGACAAAAACGAACAAGATGCAGATAACTTGGATGAGAAGAATTGGAATAAACAACGTAAGTTGATGCGTGAAGAGCAGTATAAACGCAATACACAGCAGAAATATTAG
- a CDS encoding PIG-L deacetylase family protein: MKRKVIVIAPHPDDETLGMGGTLLRHRAEGDDIYWLIITNISTQQGFSSERVNSRQAEIAQVAEAFGFTETIKLDFPTMSLTDNDWQALIKAIVQVFLRIQPDTIYLPNRSDAHSDHRIIFDATMACTKTFRYPFIQRIFMYETVSETDFAPALPEKVFIANYFVDITAFFAQKIAIMQIYASELAPPPFPRSIENISAWATVRGAMAGVLHAEAFQIVKWIEK; the protein is encoded by the coding sequence ATGAAACGTAAAGTTATTGTTATTGCACCACATCCAGACGACGAGACCTTAGGCATGGGAGGGACTCTTTTACGCCACCGTGCCGAAGGCGACGACATTTATTGGCTCATTATTACGAATATTTCAACACAACAAGGCTTTAGCTCGGAGCGGGTTAATAGTCGTCAAGCGGAAATTGCGCAAGTCGCTGAGGCTTTTGGTTTTACAGAAACAATTAAATTAGATTTTCCCACCATGAGCTTGACTGATAACGATTGGCAAGCCTTGATTAAAGCCATTGTGCAGGTATTTTTACGGATACAACCAGATACAATTTATTTACCTAATCGTAGTGATGCACATTCAGACCATCGCATTATTTTTGATGCGACGATGGCATGTACAAAAACCTTTCGCTATCCCTTCATTCAACGCATTTTTATGTACGAAACTGTTTCCGAAACAGATTTCGCACCTGCACTACCTGAAAAGGTATTTATTGCCAATTATTTTGTTGATATAACAGCCTTTTTCGCGCAAAAAATAGCCATTATGCAAATTTACGCTTCAGAACTTGCGCCGCCACCCTTTCCGCGCAGTATAGAAAATATCAGCGCGTGGGCAACGGTACGCGGTGCGATGGCGGGCGTTTTACATGCTGAGGCTTTTCAAATCGTGAAGTGGATAGAGAAATAA
- a CDS encoding DUF302 domain-containing protein, with the protein MRYLSLILCCLLQQAVFATEPSATTANPANMPAMTLAQTIVKFPIAEGVSMDSAIDSMKLRANSLNMKLVAHQPMWKEFEAQGHQKVRRVEIFQFCNIDVARDMLDFNIDFVAYMPCRIAAIEDDTGKGWLVMMNLDLLMQLTQMPPDLLPKAQKVRDDLMEIIQAGANGEL; encoded by the coding sequence ATGCGTTATTTAAGCCTGATACTCTGCTGTTTATTACAACAAGCGGTTTTTGCTACTGAACCCAGCGCAACAACAGCAAACCCCGCGAACATGCCCGCCATGACGCTTGCGCAAACGATTGTTAAATTTCCCATTGCCGAAGGGGTGAGCATGGACAGCGCGATAGACTCCATGAAACTTCGCGCTAACTCTTTAAATATGAAATTAGTTGCTCATCAACCGATGTGGAAAGAATTTGAAGCACAAGGTCATCAAAAAGTACGCCGTGTCGAAATTTTTCAATTCTGCAATATAGATGTTGCCCGCGATATGCTGGACTTTAATATTGATTTTGTTGCTTATATGCCTTGTCGAATCGCAGCGATTGAAGATGATACAGGCAAAGGCTGGTTAGTCATGATGAATTTAGACTTGCTCATGCAATTGACCCAAATGCCGCCCGATTTACTGCCAAAAGCCCAAAAAGTCCGCGATGATTTAATGGAAATTATTCAAGCGGGGGCAAATGGTGAGTTGTAA
- the nudC gene encoding NAD(+) diphosphatase: protein MNSEIFIPSVIPPTTPSPSLWFIFRRDRLLVADLDSEIRVPCWLSFHESGLNAIRQHYLGTWGQYPCYCVETNDETPPTGFNFINLRTLSLELSRDMFVLAGRGIQVLQWDRDHQFCGRCGQAMQLLPTERAKRCPSCALVSYPRISPAVIMRITRHDEILLSRSAHFAPEMYSVQAGFVETGETLEETVIREVQEEVGIRIKNLHYFGSQPWPFPHSLMLAFTAEYASGELCIDKNELEDAQWFNANARLPKLPTPMSIARHLIEDFLAEHRQ from the coding sequence ATGAATTCAGAAATTTTTATTCCCAGCGTCATACCGCCCACAACGCCCAGCCCCTCACTCTGGTTTATCTTTCGCCGTGACCGTTTACTGGTTGCCGACCTAGACAGTGAGATTCGCGTCCCCTGTTGGCTCTCTTTTCACGAATCAGGACTTAATGCGATACGACAACACTATTTAGGCACATGGGGGCAATATCCCTGTTATTGCGTGGAAACTAACGACGAAACCCCTCCCACAGGGTTTAATTTTATCAATCTACGGACACTGAGCTTAGAACTGAGTCGTGATATGTTTGTTCTCGCAGGGCGTGGCATACAAGTTTTACAATGGGACAGAGACCACCAATTTTGTGGACGGTGTGGGCAGGCGATGCAACTGCTTCCTACTGAACGCGCTAAACGTTGTCCCAGTTGCGCCCTCGTCAGTTATCCACGCATTTCCCCCGCCGTGATTATGCGCATTACCCGCCATGATGAAATCTTACTATCTCGCTCCGCACACTTTGCGCCTGAGATGTATAGCGTACAAGCAGGCTTTGTCGAAACGGGAGAAACCTTAGAAGAAACGGTGATTCGAGAAGTACAAGAAGAAGTCGGGATTCGTATCAAAAATCTACACTATTTTGGCAGTCAACCATGGCCATTTCCGCACTCGCTCATGCTTGCCTTTACCGCAGAATATGCCAGCGGTGAACTGTGCATTGATAAAAATGAATTAGAAGATGCCCAATGGTTCAACGCCAATGCACGCCTGCCGAAATTACCGACACCGATGAGCATTGCACGCCATTTGATTGAAGATTTTCTGGCAGAACATCGCCAGTAA
- a CDS encoding NUDIX hydrolase: MQNLINECTDESYDTLESYKKPTVMVDVAIFTVQDNTLKVLLIKRGIAPYKDAWALPGGALRVEQDESLEIAALRELAEETGLNPQTGAQRQYLEQLHTYGGRNRDPRGWTVSVAYFALVAIDDVTLRAGTDASAAQWHTINGHQVELPLAFDHADILHDAITRLRSKLDYTDIAVHLLPKEFTLTELQRVYEIIMQEKLNKSSFRQRVDRAGIVKPIKGRMRTGSNRPAQLYQFIQQKHDRMFFPRSIAWAQERKR; the protein is encoded by the coding sequence ATGCAAAACCTTATTAATGAATGCACCGACGAAAGCTACGACACTTTAGAAAGTTATAAAAAACCAACCGTAATGGTGGATGTCGCTATTTTTACCGTACAAGACAACACGCTAAAAGTGTTACTGATTAAACGCGGAATCGCTCCGTATAAGGACGCATGGGCATTACCAGGGGGGGCGTTACGGGTTGAACAAGATGAAAGCCTAGAGATTGCCGCCCTACGTGAACTTGCTGAAGAAACAGGCTTAAACCCGCAAACAGGCGCACAACGCCAATATTTAGAACAACTCCACACCTACGGCGGGCGTAACCGTGACCCACGGGGCTGGACAGTCAGCGTTGCCTATTTTGCCCTTGTTGCAATTGACGATGTCACCCTACGCGCGGGAACGGATGCCAGTGCTGCCCAATGGCACACGATTAATGGTCATCAAGTAGAACTCCCACTTGCCTTTGACCACGCCGATATTCTGCATGATGCAATTACCCGCTTACGTTCAAAATTAGACTATACCGACATTGCAGTACATCTCTTGCCCAAAGAATTCACTCTCACTGAATTACAACGAGTTTACGAAATCATCATGCAAGAAAAACTGAATAAAAGCTCTTTCCGTCAGCGTGTGGATAGAGCAGGCATTGTGAAACCAATTAAGGGCAGAATGCGTACAGGCTCAAATCGTCCCGCCCAGTTGTACCAATTTATTCAACAAAAGCATGACCGCATGTTTTTCCCGCGCAGTATTGCATGGGCACAAGAACGCAAACGCTAA
- the xseA gene encoding exodeoxyribonuclease VII large subunit: MRCEQPIYLNCPFTEKELVKQLGAKFDGVSKKWFIPVRLEIEPFQRWLPAEWQASLLPLDSAPSVATQASIAGISLYELLNQVRQTLAQAHAQPYWLRAEIVAIHHRQHVYLELSDHDAEGREIAKVRASLWRERATKVLSHFEQQTGMALSAGLKVLFQATIELHPVYGFSLNLLDIDPRFTLGEMAAKVQRIRVQLTQEGLINQNRQLAKPNEFCQIAVIAPAQAAGLGDFRSQADKLQALGLCQFHYYVASFQGKNATEEIPQAIEKVAKAHLKTPFDALVLIRGGGATADLMQLNEYPIVKAICTAPLPVIIGIGHERDKSLLDEVANHVCHTPSLTITYIQTTIVQNAQQAKQHWQNLLQGAQAVLTQAQLQNQQVYAQVREQARYALANQRQQTQYLWQDIKNASQQQLQQARFMTKQWMEQILLGDPKRILQQGYVLVRDKQQRLLTDKEQAQQARELWLEFKDGMIASQITEKSPES, translated from the coding sequence ATGCGTTGTGAACAGCCGATTTATTTAAATTGCCCTTTTACCGAAAAAGAGTTAGTCAAACAGTTGGGTGCGAAGTTTGACGGGGTTTCGAAAAAGTGGTTTATACCTGTTAGGTTAGAGATTGAACCTTTTCAACGGTGGTTGCCTGCGGAATGGCAAGCGAGTTTATTGCCATTGGATTCAGCTCCATCTGTAGCGACTCAAGCGTCTATCGCGGGAATTTCTTTGTATGAGTTGTTAAACCAAGTCCGCCAAACCCTTGCCCAAGCCCATGCACAGCCGTATTGGTTACGAGCGGAGATTGTGGCTATTCATCATCGTCAGCATGTGTATTTAGAATTATCCGATCATGATGCTGAGGGACGGGAAATTGCTAAAGTTCGCGCGAGTCTTTGGCGTGAGCGAGCAACAAAGGTTTTGAGCCATTTTGAACAGCAAACGGGCATGGCATTGAGTGCAGGCTTAAAAGTCTTATTTCAAGCGACGATTGAGTTACATCCTGTTTATGGCTTTTCACTCAACCTATTAGATATAGACCCGCGTTTTACGCTGGGCGAGATGGCGGCAAAAGTGCAACGGATTCGTGTGCAATTAACCCAAGAGGGTTTAATTAATCAGAATCGACAACTGGCAAAACCGAATGAATTTTGTCAAATTGCCGTCATCGCGCCCGCACAAGCCGCAGGATTAGGCGATTTTCGCAGCCAAGCCGATAAATTGCAGGCATTGGGACTGTGTCAATTTCATTATTATGTGGCTAGTTTTCAGGGTAAAAATGCAACGGAGGAAATTCCTCAGGCAATTGAAAAAGTCGCAAAAGCGCATTTAAAAACACCATTTGATGCGTTGGTACTTATACGCGGTGGTGGTGCGACGGCTGATTTAATGCAATTAAATGAATATCCAATTGTAAAAGCAATTTGTACCGCGCCCTTGCCTGTGATTATCGGCATTGGGCATGAACGCGATAAAAGTTTATTGGATGAAGTCGCAAATCATGTTTGTCATACACCGAGCTTGACCATTACTTATATTCAAACCACGATTGTACAAAATGCCCAACAAGCCAAACAGCATTGGCAAAATTTGCTACAAGGGGCGCAAGCCGTGCTGACGCAAGCACAACTCCAAAATCAACAAGTATATGCGCAAGTTCGTGAACAAGCCCGCTATGCACTCGCAAACCAACGCCAACAGACACAATACTTATGGCAAGATATTAAAAACGCTAGTCAACAACAGCTACAACAAGCGCGTTTTATGACCAAACAATGGATGGAACAAATCTTACTCGGCGACCCTAAACGTATTTTACAACAAGGCTATGTACTCGTTAGAGATAAGCAACAACGGCTACTTACTGATAAAGAACAAGCCCAACAAGCCCGTGAGCTTTGGCTAGAGTTTAAAGATGGCATGATTGCCAGCCAAATTACCGAAAAAAGCCCTGAGTCTTAA
- a CDS encoding type 1 periplasmic-binding domain-containing protein: MYTQLRFLLFIISLCAIMPVLAEENAQILRIGYLEQSDDVRYSAKHNDAQLHFQPWGRPYMGAIVAAKDVRFPLQALNINLMLEKSQGNTVDELMGELDKLYAKGVRFFLVDVPSTTLAQLGQRTKGKDILIFNISALDTNLRNEACQAHVLHLAPSWEMLTDAVAQYLISRKWRDVLELKGTNPDDIQLHEAFTRSAKRFGLKVIEVRDYVLGRDPRDREQNNVTLLTSNADYDVVFVADGTGDFARSVPYQTQFPRLVVGAAGLVPDWWHWSWERNGAPQVNGRFTKEGRRHGTGYDWSAWIGIKIIAEAIQRKNTLDFATLRDYIRSDEIVIDSVKGSRSSFRPWNNQLRQAIFLTADNWVVATAPLAGFMHQTNNLDTLGYDEKENRCHF, from the coding sequence ATGTACACTCAACTGCGTTTTTTACTATTTATCATTAGTTTATGCGCAATAATGCCCGTTCTTGCCGAAGAAAACGCGCAAATTTTACGAATAGGGTATTTAGAACAATCAGATGATGTCCGTTATAGTGCCAAACATAACGATGCACAATTACATTTTCAGCCTTGGGGTCGACCTTATATGGGGGCAATCGTTGCGGCAAAAGATGTACGTTTTCCCCTACAAGCATTAAACATCAACCTAATGCTAGAAAAATCACAAGGAAATACCGTTGATGAACTCATGGGCGAACTCGACAAACTTTACGCCAAAGGCGTGCGCTTTTTCCTCGTCGATGTGCCTAGCACCACACTGGCACAACTAGGACAACGCACAAAAGGCAAAGACATCTTAATTTTTAATATCAGTGCATTAGATACAAATTTACGCAATGAAGCTTGTCAAGCCCACGTACTACACCTTGCCCCCAGTTGGGAAATGCTCACCGATGCCGTTGCACAATACCTTATTTCCCGCAAATGGCGCGACGTTTTAGAACTAAAAGGCACAAACCCTGATGATATACAACTACATGAAGCCTTTACCCGCTCTGCCAAACGGTTCGGCTTAAAAGTGATAGAAGTCCGCGATTACGTGCTCGGACGTGACCCACGCGACCGCGAACAAAATAACGTCACCTTATTAACCAGCAATGCCGATTACGATGTTGTGTTTGTTGCCGATGGTACAGGCGATTTTGCCCGCTCAGTACCCTATCAAACCCAATTCCCGCGCTTAGTCGTCGGTGCGGCAGGGCTTGTGCCTGACTGGTGGCATTGGTCATGGGAACGCAACGGCGCGCCCCAAGTAAATGGTCGATTCACTAAAGAAGGACGGCGACACGGCACAGGCTATGACTGGTCAGCATGGATAGGTATAAAAATCATTGCCGAAGCCATTCAACGCAAAAACACCTTAGATTTTGCAACCCTACGCGACTACATCCGTAGCGATGAAATCGTTATCGACAGCGTTAAAGGCAGTCGCTCTTCATTCCGTCCATGGAATAACCAACTACGCCAAGCGATTTTTTTAACGGCTGATAACTGGGTTGTTGCCACAGCTCCCTTAGCAGGCTTTATGCACCAAACCAATAACTTAGACACACTCGGCTACGACGAAAAAGAAAACCGTTGCCACTTCTAA
- a CDS encoding cache domain-containing protein encodes MKLTKIAALTAGVVFSFGVSSVFAADVATADEVVAKVKEAAAEVAKDATAGLAELNKKDGKFVWKDTYVFAYDCKEDKMVAHPMAPALVGQPVLAMKDKAKENAKELFKELCEAGKGAKGGWVEYQWTKPGVEGIFKKFSYAHAIEGSSIQVGAGIYDDAATVEALNGKL; translated from the coding sequence ATGAAGTTGACCAAAATTGCCGCTTTAACTGCTGGTGTTGTGTTCAGTTTCGGTGTGAGTTCTGTTTTTGCCGCTGACGTTGCGACCGCTGACGAAGTTGTCGCCAAAGTCAAAGAAGCCGCAGCAGAAGTTGCAAAAGATGCAACCGCTGGTTTAGCTGAATTAAACAAGAAAGATGGCAAATTTGTGTGGAAAGATACCTATGTCTTCGCCTATGACTGCAAAGAAGACAAAATGGTTGCCCACCCCATGGCTCCCGCTTTAGTCGGTCAACCTGTGTTAGCCATGAAAGACAAAGCCAAAGAAAACGCCAAAGAACTGTTTAAAGAATTATGTGAAGCAGGTAAAGGCGCGAAAGGTGGCTGGGTTGAGTATCAATGGACAAAACCTGGTGTTGAAGGCATTTTCAAGAAATTCTCTTATGCGCACGCCATTGAAGGCTCTAGCATCCAAGTCGGTGCTGGCATTTATGACGATGCCGCTACTGTTGAAGCCTTAAACGGCAAACTCTAA
- a CDS encoding glycosyltransferase family 2 protein, producing MSDTTDQTPTTTPFVSIIIVNYNGGELLTRCVLSALASQQIDFEIFVVDNASDDTSLATLRAAVHNDKRVTILQNERNEGFAKASNRPIPQTRGQYHLFLNPDCLIQPDTLYRFCQTLAQYPHVGMAGALVRNPDGTEQAGSRRGTPSPWRSVVRVLHLDKLLPNHPRFKSFVLTQEPMPTEPTEMEGISGACMFVRRQAMEQVGTMDEAYFLHCEDLDWFMRFRQAGWTILFIPDIEVTHIKGACSRRHPIRVLWYKHRGMVRYYRKFFRQQYPIWLQWGVITAVWIRFAMLLLIQSILRKS from the coding sequence TTGTCGGATACTACAGACCAAACACCCACAACAACCCCATTTGTCTCCATCATCATCGTCAACTACAACGGTGGTGAACTACTCACCCGCTGCGTGTTATCTGCCCTTGCCTCACAACAAATTGACTTTGAAATCTTTGTTGTCGACAACGCCTCAGATGACACCAGCCTTGCCACCCTACGGGCTGCTGTTCACAATGACAAACGGGTTACTATCCTACAAAACGAGCGCAACGAAGGCTTTGCCAAAGCCTCCAACCGCCCGATTCCACAAACACGCGGACAATACCACCTCTTTCTAAACCCCGACTGCCTCATTCAACCCGATACCCTCTACCGATTCTGCCAAACCCTCGCACAATACCCCCATGTTGGCATGGCAGGCGCGCTTGTGCGCAACCCTGACGGGACAGAACAAGCGGGCAGTCGGCGTGGCACACCCAGCCCATGGCGTTCTGTCGTTCGTGTACTTCACCTAGACAAACTCCTACCCAACCACCCCCGCTTTAAAAGCTTTGTCCTCACACAAGAACCCATGCCCACTGAACCCACAGAAATGGAAGGCATCTCAGGTGCTTGCATGTTTGTCCGCCGACAAGCCATGGAACAAGTCGGTACAATGGACGAAGCCTACTTTCTCCACTGCGAAGATTTAGACTGGTTTATGCGTTTTCGCCAAGCAGGCTGGACAATTCTCTTCATTCCCGACATAGAAGTCACACATATTAAAGGCGCGTGTAGCCGTCGCCACCCCATTCGAGTACTCTGGTACAAACATCGTGGCATGGTACGCTATTACCGAAAATTCTTTCGCCAACAATATCCTATCTGGTTACAATGGGGAGTTATTACCGCTGTTTGGATACGTTTTGCTATGCTATTGCTTATCCAAAGCATCTTACGAAAATCATAA
- the rho gene encoding transcription termination factor Rho, whose translation MNLTELKKKNASELIQMAQDLGLEGTARARKQDIIFALLKAHAKKGEDIFGDGVLEILQDGFGFLRSADSSYLAGPDDIYVSPSQIRRFNLHTGDTVSGKIRPPKEGERYFALLKVSEINFEAPEQAKNKVLFENLTPLFANDRFRLELGNGSTEDVTPRIIDLIAPIGKGQRGMIVSSPKSGKTMMLQSIAHSIAINHPECYLIVLLIDERPEEVTEMMRSVKGEVVSSTFDEPATRHVQVAEMVIEKAKRLVEHKRDVVILLDSITRLARAYNTIVPSSGKVLTGGVDANALQRPKRFFGAARNIEEGGSLTIIATALVDTGSRMDDVIYEEFKGTGNNELHLDREIAEKRIYPAININRSGTRREELLVSADDLQKTWILRKLLQPMDNIAAMEFLMDRLKLTKNNAEFFDSMKR comes from the coding sequence ATGAATCTAACCGAACTCAAGAAAAAAAATGCTAGCGAACTTATCCAAATGGCACAGGATTTGGGACTAGAGGGAACAGCCCGTGCTCGTAAACAAGACATCATTTTCGCGCTCCTCAAAGCCCATGCCAAAAAAGGCGAAGACATTTTCGGGGATGGCGTACTAGAAATATTACAAGACGGTTTCGGGTTTTTACGCTCTGCTGACAGCTCCTATCTTGCAGGTCCAGACGATATCTACGTCTCACCCAGCCAAATTCGCCGATTTAACCTACACACAGGCGACACCGTCTCAGGCAAAATTCGCCCCCCCAAAGAAGGCGAACGCTATTTTGCCCTGCTTAAAGTCAGCGAAATCAACTTTGAAGCCCCAGAACAAGCCAAAAATAAAGTTCTCTTTGAAAACCTAACCCCACTTTTTGCAAACGACCGATTCCGCTTAGAACTTGGCAATGGCAGTACTGAAGATGTCACCCCCCGCATTATTGACCTTATCGCCCCCATCGGCAAAGGACAACGCGGCATGATAGTCTCCTCCCCCAAATCAGGGAAAACCATGATGCTCCAAAGCATCGCCCACTCCATCGCCATCAACCATCCAGAATGCTACCTCATCGTCCTCCTCATTGACGAACGCCCCGAAGAAGTCACCGAAATGATGCGCTCCGTTAAAGGCGAAGTCGTTTCCAGCACCTTTGACGAACCCGCGACAAGACACGTCCAAGTTGCTGAAATGGTGATTGAAAAAGCAAAACGACTGGTTGAACATAAACGCGATGTCGTTATCCTCCTAGACTCCATTACCCGCCTTGCCCGCGCCTACAACACCATTGTCCCCTCCTCAGGCAAAGTCCTCACAGGTGGTGTCGATGCCAACGCCCTACAACGCCCAAAACGCTTTTTCGGCGCAGCACGTAACATTGAAGAAGGCGGCAGCCTCACCATCATCGCTACTGCCCTTGTTGATACAGGCTCACGTATGGACGACGTGATTTACGAAGAATTCAAAGGCACAGGCAACAACGAATTACACCTAGACCGCGAAATTGCCGAAAAACGCATCTATCCCGCCATCAATATCAACCGCTCAGGCACTCGCCGAGAAGAACTACTGGTTAGTGCCGACGACCTCCAAAAAACATGGATACTACGCAAACTTCTCCAACCCATGGACAACATCGCCGCGATGGAATTCCTCATGGACAGACTCAAACTCACCAAAAACAACGCCGAGTTTTTCGACTCCATGAAACGCTAA
- the trxA gene encoding thioredoxin TrxA → MSENITEITDLTFADEVLNADSPVLVDYWAEWCGPCKMIAPIMEEIAKEYEGRVKVVKLNIDNNPETPPKYSVRGIPTLILFKNGNVEATKVGAISKSQLTAFLDSNL, encoded by the coding sequence ATGAGCGAAAATATAACAGAAATTACTGACTTAACCTTTGCAGATGAAGTGCTGAATGCAGACTCCCCCGTCTTAGTTGATTATTGGGCAGAATGGTGTGGACCCTGCAAAATGATTGCGCCTATCATGGAAGAAATTGCCAAAGAATATGAAGGAAGGGTAAAAGTGGTTAAATTAAACATTGATAACAACCCAGAAACCCCCCCTAAATACAGTGTTCGTGGCATTCCAACCCTGATATTATTTAAAAACGGCAACGTAGAAGCCACCAAAGTTGGCGCAATTTCAAAATCTCAACTGACCGCATTCTTAGATAGCAATCTCTAA